One window from the genome of Natronomonas pharaonis DSM 2160 encodes:
- a CDS encoding 6-pyruvoyl trahydropterin synthase family protein produces MFTVTVTETFVAQHFLTLPDPPADEATLHSHTFEAEVTFRGPELGPHGYLLDIDAAREALSAAAETYRDETLNDHLDGNPSVERLAVALFADLSSLEAPAVTELTVAISEDDTAVASYTAAVD; encoded by the coding sequence ATGTTCACTGTCACCGTCACCGAAACGTTCGTCGCACAGCATTTCCTGACGCTCCCGGACCCGCCTGCCGACGAGGCGACGCTTCACTCCCATACTTTCGAGGCGGAGGTCACCTTCCGCGGGCCCGAACTCGGACCGCACGGCTATCTGCTGGACATCGACGCCGCCCGCGAGGCGTTGTCAGCAGCCGCTGAGACGTACCGCGACGAGACGCTGAACGACCATCTCGACGGCAACCCCAGCGTCGAGCGGCTGGCGGTCGCTCTCTTTGCGGACCTCTCGTCGCTCGAAGCGCCCGCCGTGACGGAGTTGACAGTCGCCATCAGCGAGGACGACACTGCCGTCGCGAGCTACACCGCAGCCGTCGACTGA
- a CDS encoding glycosyltransferase family 4 protein — MHVGLVVAGDIDSGSGGFYYDRRLRERLSARGHDVTVVSVPRGSYGRQLLAALSPRRLDLRGRFDVVVEDGLAQPALLAVNRVLRVPTVAVVHMLRSQAASTAPLAVRVAERSFLRSCDAAIYNSAATKQAGTRLASPPHTAVIPPGRDRFDLPRPSRSSVRQRAGEGPLSVVFLGNVVERKGLDTLLEGLAALDADWRLTVVGDTTVDPAYTASTRKLARRLAIDDRVTYAGRLPDAEVAAHLRRGHALAVPSRYEPFGMAYLEAMGYGCVPIATTNGGPAEFIRDGETGCLVPPESPAAITDRLAELADRETLAAISTAALSAFEQHPTWEVTLDDAVDFLEAQCQTT, encoded by the coding sequence ATGCACGTTGGACTCGTCGTCGCCGGCGACATCGACAGCGGCTCCGGCGGCTTCTACTACGACCGGCGGCTCCGCGAGCGGCTGTCCGCACGCGGCCACGACGTGACCGTCGTTTCCGTGCCGCGTGGCTCCTACGGCCGCCAGCTGCTTGCCGCCCTCTCGCCGCGGCGTCTCGACCTTCGCGGCCGATTCGATGTCGTCGTCGAGGACGGACTGGCACAGCCGGCGCTGTTGGCTGTTAACCGAGTGCTTCGTGTGCCAACCGTCGCAGTCGTCCACATGCTCCGGTCACAGGCGGCGTCGACGGCACCGCTGGCGGTCCGTGTCGCCGAGCGGTCGTTCCTCCGGAGCTGTGATGCCGCCATCTACAACAGCGCCGCGACAAAACAGGCGGGGACACGGCTCGCGTCACCGCCGCATACGGCCGTCATCCCGCCCGGCCGGGACCGCTTCGACCTGCCGCGGCCCAGCCGCTCGTCCGTCCGACAGCGAGCCGGTGAGGGACCGCTTTCGGTCGTCTTTCTCGGCAACGTCGTCGAACGAAAGGGCCTCGATACGCTCTTGGAGGGCCTGGCGGCGCTTGACGCCGACTGGCGGCTGACCGTCGTCGGCGACACGACTGTCGACCCTGCGTATACGGCGTCGACCCGGAAACTGGCCCGACGGCTCGCCATCGACGACCGCGTGACGTATGCCGGCCGGCTTCCCGACGCGGAGGTTGCAGCCCACCTCCGTCGTGGGCACGCTCTCGCCGTTCCGTCGCGATACGAGCCGTTCGGGATGGCGTATCTGGAGGCGATGGGCTACGGCTGCGTCCCGATAGCGACGACCAACGGCGGCCCAGCCGAGTTCATCCGTGACGGCGAGACTGGCTGTCTGGTCCCGCCGGAATCGCCGGCCGCCATCACTGACCGATTGGCCGAACTCGCGGACCGCGAGACGCTTGCTGCGATTTCGACAGCGGCGCTTTCGGCCTTTGAGCAACACCCGACATGGGAAGTGACGCTCGACGACGCCGTCGATTTCTTGGAGGCACAATGTCAGACCACGTGA
- a CDS encoding class I SAM-dependent methyltransferase, translated as MSDHVSYLEAKRPLDDRSLDRDVLSAFVDALPASPTVLEAGCGTATMPERLFEWGLLDAGTWVAVDSHAAAVTAGRDRLAGRPDATRNGDTVSLGDLTVEFVVADVFEHIGGSRRRFDAVVGNAFFDIVDIERALSTFRPCTDLVYAPITYNGETTVAPPMEPDEQVFARYEEHMRSYRPGHPEAARRLRAALAEPLADAASPWRIEPPYTAAERTVLRHLIETIRTAVGETGLDADAWARQRRAQVADGRLRYEAANRDVLGRI; from the coding sequence ATGTCAGACCACGTGAGCTATCTGGAGGCCAAACGCCCGCTTGATGACCGTTCGCTGGACCGGGATGTACTGTCGGCGTTCGTCGACGCGCTGCCGGCCTCCCCGACGGTGCTCGAAGCCGGCTGCGGCACCGCGACGATGCCGGAACGGCTTTTCGAGTGGGGGCTCCTCGACGCCGGGACGTGGGTCGCCGTCGATAGCCACGCGGCCGCCGTCACGGCCGGCCGTGACCGCCTCGCCGGTCGGCCGGACGCAACGCGAAACGGCGACACGGTGTCGCTCGGAGACCTCACAGTCGAGTTCGTCGTCGCTGATGTCTTCGAGCACATCGGTGGTAGCCGCCGACGCTTCGATGCCGTTGTCGGAAACGCGTTTTTCGATATCGTCGACATCGAGCGGGCGCTTTCGACGTTCCGCCCCTGTACAGACCTCGTGTACGCGCCGATAACGTACAACGGCGAAACGACCGTCGCACCACCGATGGAGCCCGACGAACAGGTGTTCGCCCGGTACGAAGAGCACATGCGGAGCTACCGCCCCGGGCATCCGGAAGCGGCCCGACGCCTGCGGGCGGCGCTCGCGGAGCCGCTTGCCGACGCCGCCTCTCCGTGGCGAATTGAGCCGCCGTACACGGCGGCAGAACGGACTGTTCTCCGGCATCTCATCGAGACGATTCGGACCGCAGTCGGCGAGACGGGCCTCGATGCCGACGCGTGGGCGCGACAGCGGCGGGCACAGGTTGCCGACGGGCGGCTTAGATACGAGGCGGCAAACCGGGACGTTCTCGGGCGCATCTAG
- the tatC gene encoding twin-arginine translocase subunit TatC, giving the protein MVETADGSYDADEGVVGDGPESDEEMPLADHIEEMVYRLGVVLVAVAVVAGVVFPFAAYIIDFLWYSVLPGGDIARPRVYHPLGLILARLKVATLAGFVIGLPVFVYQTYLFMRPGLYPQERRYYLASVPASLVLGIFGVLFAYFLILPAIFTYFLTYSQDAAVIAFGLTETFDLIVLMMGLFAAVFQIPLFVMLAIMMGLTTRAWLAEKRLYFWGGFLGVAFLFSPDPTGMAPFLVALTMIGLFEATLLVLKWVGR; this is encoded by the coding sequence ATGGTAGAGACCGCCGACGGGAGCTACGACGCCGACGAGGGTGTCGTCGGCGACGGCCCCGAAAGCGACGAGGAGATGCCGCTGGCGGACCACATCGAGGAGATGGTCTACCGGCTCGGCGTCGTTCTCGTCGCCGTGGCGGTCGTCGCGGGCGTCGTGTTCCCGTTTGCGGCCTACATTATCGACTTCCTGTGGTATTCGGTGCTTCCCGGCGGCGACATCGCCCGGCCGCGGGTGTATCACCCGCTGGGGCTCATTCTCGCGCGGTTAAAAGTGGCGACGCTTGCTGGGTTTGTTATCGGGCTTCCCGTCTTCGTCTATCAGACGTACCTGTTCATGCGCCCGGGGCTCTATCCGCAGGAGCGTCGCTACTATCTCGCCTCGGTGCCAGCGAGTCTCGTGCTCGGAATCTTCGGCGTCCTCTTTGCGTACTTTCTCATTCTACCGGCCATCTTCACGTATTTCCTCACCTACTCGCAGGACGCCGCCGTCATCGCCTTCGGGCTGACTGAGACGTTCGACCTCATCGTCCTGATGATGGGGCTTTTCGCGGCGGTGTTTCAGATTCCGCTGTTCGTCATGCTGGCGATTATGATGGGGCTTACCACCCGAGCGTGGTTGGCAGAAAAGCGGCTCTACTTCTGGGGTGGCTTCCTTGGGGTTGCCTTCCTCTTCAGTCCCGACCCGACCGGCATGGCCCCGTTCCTCGTCGCGCTGACGATGATCGGGCTCTTCGAGGCGACGCTGCTCGTGCTGAAGTGGGTCGGTCGGTGA
- the tatC gene encoding twin-arginine translocase subunit TatC: MSSAVDDDVARTVAQGRASLGVLLRNAQKHLQKVFIVFLLGFLGTFMALRLYIWDILKRDLNAHPDIVVVAITPFEVILLQAKIGLAAGVIIMLPALAYFSRNSLKARGYWPQNIPRWKAVSFVIASATLFVGGIAYAYYLFFPIMFSFLAGNAVNAGFQPTYSISMWAQFIFLLAFSFGLAAQLPLFMGTLSYSEIVRYETFRDKWKYAVIGIFAFGALFSPPDPFTQIMWGVPLVTLYGVSLYISKIVVTAKRSSDAIDLKGTARARWNILAGLFVVGAAAVYAFYTYGGYLAVNDALAAVDSSYRFLPPGEGYGIAETIYLGIAGAIYGAVFAAAGFGYLVYSGLQSTDDGYALIADDPEDIDLQELDAASIRAAPDAVFEDLDEDRAVALAGQAMEADEHGRAQAILDRFDQAQEAAEASDADADRDVDDDAADDAAGDGAATAAAAGDEAESSFLASRGAGVLDAFSEDDIDEDDVGGYAYDIAFVVDSITSKSFYLFGVFAGIMAATFFLLYRGGIGVLHEQFVSRMPSQFTAEQVSIVTLHPVEALIFMVKVSVVLGVAAVLPLLLYFAWPSLKTRGLARGDRRVLLVWGGTLVTALGIGSYLGFFHVAPAVISWLAADVLTAGREGMVIAYRINNYGWMVFFLTVGIGILAMIPATMLLFYRGGIVPYLTMRTRWREFVVLVFGLAAVFSPRGIFTMFLLGIPVVFAYGVGLGLLWMLTLDGRRERRQVEPAD; this comes from the coding sequence GTGTCTAGCGCTGTAGACGATGATGTCGCCCGCACGGTCGCGCAGGGCCGTGCCTCGCTCGGCGTTCTTCTGCGGAACGCACAGAAGCATCTGCAGAAGGTCTTTATCGTCTTTCTGCTCGGCTTTCTGGGGACGTTCATGGCCCTGCGGCTCTATATTTGGGATATTCTCAAGCGGGACCTGAACGCCCATCCGGACATCGTCGTCGTTGCCATCACGCCGTTTGAGGTTATTCTCTTGCAGGCGAAAATCGGACTGGCGGCTGGGGTTATCATTATGCTGCCGGCGCTTGCCTACTTCAGCCGCAACTCGCTGAAGGCGAGAGGCTACTGGCCGCAGAACATCCCCCGATGGAAAGCCGTCTCCTTCGTCATCGCCAGCGCCACGCTCTTTGTCGGCGGTATCGCATACGCCTACTACCTCTTTTTCCCCATCATGTTCTCGTTCCTCGCCGGCAACGCGGTCAACGCCGGCTTCCAGCCCACGTACTCGATTTCGATGTGGGCGCAGTTCATCTTCCTGTTGGCGTTTTCCTTTGGGCTGGCAGCACAACTCCCGCTCTTCATGGGGACGCTTTCGTACAGCGAAATCGTCCGCTATGAGACCTTCCGGGATAAGTGGAAATACGCCGTTATCGGTATCTTCGCTTTCGGGGCGCTGTTTTCGCCACCGGACCCCTTCACCCAAATCATGTGGGGTGTTCCGCTCGTCACACTGTACGGCGTCTCGCTGTATATCTCAAAAATCGTCGTTACGGCCAAGCGGTCCAGCGATGCCATCGACCTCAAGGGGACCGCCAGAGCCCGCTGGAATATCCTCGCCGGGCTGTTCGTCGTCGGCGCGGCGGCCGTCTACGCCTTCTACACCTACGGCGGCTACCTTGCGGTCAATGACGCCCTCGCCGCTGTCGATTCGAGCTATCGGTTCCTGCCGCCCGGCGAGGGCTACGGCATCGCCGAGACGATCTATCTTGGTATCGCTGGCGCTATCTACGGCGCTGTCTTTGCGGCCGCAGGATTCGGCTACCTCGTCTACAGCGGCCTGCAGTCGACCGACGACGGCTACGCGCTCATCGCTGACGACCCCGAGGATATCGACCTGCAGGAACTGGACGCCGCGAGCATCCGTGCGGCTCCCGACGCCGTCTTCGAGGACCTCGACGAGGACCGCGCCGTCGCACTAGCCGGACAGGCCATGGAAGCCGACGAGCACGGGCGCGCGCAGGCTATCCTCGACCGCTTCGACCAAGCGCAGGAAGCCGCCGAGGCGTCGGACGCGGACGCCGACCGGGACGTTGACGACGACGCTGCCGACGATGCCGCTGGCGATGGTGCCGCTACTGCCGCCGCTGCCGGCGACGAGGCGGAGAGCAGTTTCCTCGCCAGCCGAGGCGCTGGTGTCCTTGATGCGTTCAGCGAAGACGACATCGACGAAGACGATGTCGGCGGCTACGCCTACGATATCGCTTTCGTCGTCGACAGCATCACCTCGAAGTCATTCTACCTGTTCGGCGTCTTCGCGGGCATCATGGCTGCGACGTTCTTCCTCCTCTACCGCGGGGGAATCGGCGTCCTCCACGAACAGTTCGTCAGCCGGATGCCATCACAGTTCACTGCCGAACAGGTCTCTATCGTTACGCTCCATCCGGTCGAGGCGCTCATCTTCATGGTGAAAGTCTCAGTCGTCCTCGGCGTTGCCGCCGTGTTGCCGTTGTTGCTGTACTTCGCATGGCCGTCGCTGAAGACACGGGGCCTCGCCCGCGGCGACCGGCGGGTACTGCTGGTGTGGGGCGGCACGCTCGTGACCGCGCTCGGCATCGGTAGCTATCTCGGCTTCTTCCATGTCGCTCCGGCGGTCATCTCGTGGCTCGCTGCTGATGTCCTCACGGCGGGCCGAGAGGGGATGGTCATCGCCTACCGTATCAACAACTACGGCTGGATGGTGTTCTTCCTGACTGTCGGTATCGGTATCCTCGCGATGATTCCGGCCACGATGCTGCTGTTCTACCGGGGCGGCATCGTGCCCTACCTGACGATGCGAACCCGCTGGCGGGAGTTCGTCGTCCTCGTGTTCGGGCTCGCGGCCGTCTTCTCGCCGCGCGGCATCTTCACGATGTTCCTGCTTGGTATCCCCGTCGTCTTCGCCTACGGGGTCGGGCTCGGACTGCTGTGGATGCTCACGCTCGACGGTCGGCGGGAGCGGCGACAGGTAGAACCCGCCGACTGA
- a CDS encoding ribbon-helix-helix domain-containing protein: MPKISVEIPQELLADLDEHVGDDGKFVNRSDAVRASIRKTLDMLDEIDARHDRLDENDE; this comes from the coding sequence ATGCCCAAGATAAGCGTCGAAATCCCACAGGAGCTGCTTGCGGACCTTGACGAACACGTCGGCGACGACGGCAAGTTCGTCAACCGAAGCGACGCCGTCCGTGCCTCTATCCGGAAAACGCTCGACATGCTCGACGAGATCGACGCTCGACACGACCGGCTCGATGAGAACGATGAGTGA
- a CDS encoding queuosine precursor transporter produces MSDTARRPSPPAGAVFLAAVFVASLATAQLTAAKVLSFDLPFALPLAGAELALPGAALAYALTFLASDCYTELYGKRAAQVLVNVAFAMNFLVLALVWSTILAPAAPSSIDPESFELVLGASTNIVAGSLLAYVVSQNYDVVVFHRLGELTDGDHLWLRNIASTGTSQLLDTVIFVSIAFWVFPQYVGLGPELPAAAVVSLMVGQYLLKLLIAVVDTPFVYLITGAVRRYTDPAPSPAR; encoded by the coding sequence ATGAGTGATACCGCCCGTCGCCCGTCCCCGCCGGCGGGCGCAGTCTTCCTTGCGGCCGTCTTCGTCGCCTCGCTGGCGACCGCCCAGCTCACCGCCGCGAAGGTACTGTCGTTCGACCTGCCGTTTGCGCTGCCGCTTGCGGGCGCTGAGTTGGCGCTTCCCGGCGCGGCGCTGGCGTATGCACTGACGTTTCTGGCCTCCGACTGCTACACCGAGCTCTACGGCAAACGCGCCGCGCAGGTACTCGTCAACGTCGCGTTCGCGATGAACTTCCTCGTGCTCGCGTTGGTCTGGAGTACGATTCTCGCTCCGGCGGCCCCCTCCAGCATCGACCCCGAATCCTTCGAGCTGGTTTTGGGCGCGTCGACGAACATCGTCGCCGGGAGCCTGCTGGCCTATGTGGTCAGCCAGAACTACGACGTCGTCGTCTTCCATCGCCTCGGCGAGCTGACCGACGGCGACCACCTGTGGCTCCGTAACATCGCCTCGACGGGGACGAGCCAGTTGCTAGACACCGTCATCTTCGTCAGCATCGCCTTCTGGGTCTTCCCCCAATACGTCGGCCTCGGTCCCGAACTCCCGGCTGCCGCCGTCGTCTCGCTGATGGTCGGCCAGTACCTCCTGAAACTGCTCATCGCTGTCGTCGATACGCCGTTTGTCTACCTCATCACGGGCGCGGTGCGGCGCTACACCGACCCGGCGCCGTCACCGGCGCGGTGA